Proteins encoded in a region of the Stieleria neptunia genome:
- the mog gene encoding molybdopterin adenylyltransferase, giving the protein MTPSDQNQPDAAKIGIVTVSDRASRGEYEDLGGPAIDAYLRQVLTSPWTPIARVIPDDRETIEATLRQLCEIEDCCLVVTTGGTGPSERDVTPEATEAVCDRMMPGFGELMRKVSLEKVPTAILSRQTAGLLGDSLIINLPGKPKAIAECLDAVFPAVPYCIDLMNGPRLETNPERMTAFRPKGK; this is encoded by the coding sequence ATGACACCCTCGGATCAGAATCAGCCCGATGCGGCCAAGATCGGGATCGTGACCGTTTCAGACCGCGCCAGTCGGGGCGAGTACGAAGACTTGGGCGGGCCGGCGATCGACGCCTACCTGCGCCAGGTGTTGACGAGCCCCTGGACGCCGATTGCGCGAGTGATTCCCGATGATCGCGAGACCATCGAAGCGACGCTACGACAGCTCTGCGAAATCGAAGACTGCTGCCTGGTCGTGACCACCGGTGGCACCGGGCCGTCGGAGCGAGATGTCACGCCGGAAGCCACCGAAGCGGTCTGCGATCGCATGATGCCGGGCTTCGGCGAGCTGATGCGGAAGGTTTCGCTGGAAAAGGTCCCAACGGCGATTCTGTCCCGACAGACCGCCGGCCTACTGGGAGACAGTCTGATCATCAACCTGCCGGGAAAACCCAAAGCAATCGCCGAGTGCCTCGACGCGGTCTTCCCCGCCGTCCCCTACTGCATCGACCTGATGAACGGACCGCGACTCGAGACAAATCCAGAACGGATGACGGCCTTTCGGCCGAAAGGGAAGTAG